The genomic stretch ACTGTAATATCGCCGTAGGTGGTATCGGGATTGTCAGCGGCATGGCGCCCAAAGGGGAGTTCAACCTTAAAACCGCTGAAGAAATCATCGAAAAAGTCAAGCAGTTTAAGACCGAACCGCCGGGATCCGTAAATACACACTATGATGAAACCGGCTTTTTCAGGTATGTTTTTGAAAAAGAAACCGATGTGCTGGACGGTCTTAAGGATTATATGAAAGACATGCCGTCGTATCCTCCCAGGTTCTACCGGGTGGCGGAACCTAAAGAACCCAAATTTCCGCTTAAAGACCTTTACCGCCTGATCCCCCTGGAACCGAAAAAAGTGTATGATTTTGACGAGGTGCTGGCACGCCTGGTGGATTCCAGCGAAACGATGGAATTCCGACCGGATTGCGGACCCGAAGTCTTTACCGGTTTATGCAAAATGGACGGATTCCCGGTGGCATGTGTCGGCAACCGGCAGGGCTATTTGGGTAAAGACTATCCTGAGTATGCCGACTATGCCGGTATGGGCGGCAAAGTCTACCGGCAGGGATTGATCAAAATGAATGAATTCGTTACCCTTTGCGGGCGGGATCGCCTACCAATCGTCTGGTTCCAGGACAGCACCGGCGTAGATGTAGGCAATGCGGCTGAAAAGGCCGAACTTTTGGGTCTTGCCCAGAGTCTGATCTATTCGATCCAGCAGACCGACATTCCCATGATGCTCGTTGTTTTGAGAAAGGGAACGGCGTCGGCGCATTATTTCATGGGCGGCCCCACGGCCAACCGGCACAATGCCTTTACCCTCGGTACCGCCGCCACCGAAATCTATGTTATGCACGGCGAAACAGCCGCAGTGGCCACCTACGCCCGCAGACTGGTTAAAGAAAAAGAGGCCGGCAGACCTCTGGAACCGGTGATTGAGCGCATGAACACCCTGGCCAAAGCCTATTATGAAAACTCAAGACCCCTTTTCTGTGCCAAAAACGGTCTTGTTGATGAAATTGTGCCACTGAGCGAACTCAGAAAATACCTGGTCGCATTTGCCGGTGCGGCCTTTCAGAACCCCAGATCAATCTGCCCGCACCATCAGATGATATTGCCGCGCATCATTAAAGGGTGAAGACGGAGGCAATCAAATGGCATTTAGTCTTATGGACGGTAATGAAGCGATTGCCTGGGGCGCCGTATATGCGGGCTGCCGCTTCTTTGCCGGCTACCCGATTACTCCCGCCACCACTATTTTTAATGCCATGCTCAAGCTGCTGCCCCCCTCCGGCGGCATCTGCCTTCAAGGCGAAGACGAAATTGCTTCCATCGGCTACTGCCTGGGAGCATCCATGGCCGGAATGAAAGCAATGACCGCAACTTCAGGACCCGGAATCAGCCTGTGCAGCGAACAGATTTCCTTTGCGGTCGGCAGCGAAATCCCGATTGTTATCGTGGATGTCCAGAGGCTGGGCCCTTCCACCGGATCCGCCACCCGGGGTGCCGACGGGGATATCCATTTTTTGCGCTGGGGCAACAGCGGTGGATTGCCCGTTATCGTTCTGGCTCCGGTAGATGTTCAGGATTGCTTTCTCTTGACCATACAGGCCTTCAATCTGGCCGAGGAATTCAGGTGTCCGGTTTTGATTGCCTCCAACAAGGAAATCGCCATGACCCGGGAGAGTATCGATATCGATGCAATTTCAACGCCCGACATCATTAAGCGGACAGCGCCTCCTCCCGGGGTACCCTTCCTGCCCTTCGGAGTTCCTTCCGGTCGCCTGGTACCGTATT from Candidatus Desulfatibia profunda encodes the following:
- a CDS encoding glutaconyl-CoA decarboxylase subunit alpha, with protein sequence MRPYFNKMTEFGRKLKKGRIKSTEENLKKLKTAEAEIQREVERVKSAGLPAEKINERGQMTVWQRLEYLVDPGTWCPLHTLYNPMNNEEGTTNVIDGIGKISGKWAVIIGFDNKVLAGAWLPGQSENILRVTDLAGRLNIPLMWLVNCSGAKLPEQEKFYANRRGAGTPLFRHAELAQLGIPILAGIYGTNPAGGGYHGISPTILFAHKDCNIAVGGIGIVSGMAPKGEFNLKTAEEIIEKVKQFKTEPPGSVNTHYDETGFFRYVFEKETDVLDGLKDYMKDMPSYPPRFYRVAEPKEPKFPLKDLYRLIPLEPKKVYDFDEVLARLVDSSETMEFRPDCGPEVFTGLCKMDGFPVACVGNRQGYLGKDYPEYADYAGMGGKVYRQGLIKMNEFVTLCGRDRLPIVWFQDSTGVDVGNAAEKAELLGLAQSLIYSIQQTDIPMMLVVLRKGTASAHYFMGGPTANRHNAFTLGTAATEIYVMHGETAAVATYARRLVKEKEAGRPLEPVIERMNTLAKAYYENSRPLFCAKNGLVDEIVPLSELRKYLVAFAGAAFQNPRSICPHHQMILPRIIKG
- a CDS encoding pyruvate flavodoxin/ferredoxin oxidoreductase, translated to MAFSLMDGNEAIAWGAVYAGCRFFAGYPITPATTIFNAMLKLLPPSGGICLQGEDEIASIGYCLGASMAGMKAMTATSGPGISLCSEQISFAVGSEIPIVIVDVQRLGPSTGSATRGADGDIHFLRWGNSGGLPVIVLAPVDVQDCFLLTIQAFNLAEEFRCPVLIASNKEIAMTRESIDIDAISTPDIIKRTAPPPGVPFLPFGVPSGRLVPYFLPIGATTLVRQTSSTHGPDGYITTDPQKISNMLQRLKTKLVSTVSRFSFHDQYLENDADTLILTYGVTARAALEVIREQKAQGNPLSLLILKTLWPVPEDLIRKKAAEFKRIVVVEMNLGQYVGEIERILPDKEVVFFGQMDGRLISPRQIREVAIRA